The nucleotide sequence TTGCGGGCGGTAGCAGAGTGCAGCCGCTTGGAAGGCATCATTCCGGCCCTGGAAACTGCACACGCGCTGGCGGCTCTTGGGCAATTAGGCGCTGGCCCTAACGACGTGGTGGTTATCAACCTCTCGGGCCGCGGCGACAAAGACCTGGAAACGTACATGAAATACGCGGATTCTATCAAGTAAAGACCAGCCAGCAGAGGATTCGGAAAGTTGCGCAGACCATGCAGAACCCGTTTCTGCCGCGCAATTCTCTGCGTCCGCTGCGGCACATGCCCTATGAACAACCGAATCCAACAAGCCTTCCAAAACAAAGGCAAGAAGCTGCTCAACGTCTACTTCACGGCGGGCTACCCGCGCCTGCAAGACACCGTGCCGGTGCTCAAAGCCCTAACCGCCGCCGGCGCTGACCTTATTGAAATCGGCATGCCGTTTTCTGATCCGCTGGCCGATGGCCCCGTGATTCAGCAGAGCAGCACGGTGGCGCTGCAAAACGGCATGAACATGCGCGTGCTTTTCACGCAGCTCAAAGACATTCGCACCGAAGTGCCCGAAACGCCTATTCTGCTGATGGGCTACCTCAACCCGGTGATGCAGTTTGGGGTGGAGAATTTCTGCCGCGAAGCCGCCGCCGCCGGGGTTGATGGGGTTATCCTGCCCGACTTGCCGCTTGATGATTACGTGGACGAGTACCAGGAAATCTTCCGGCGCTACAACCTGAAACCCGTGTTCCTGATTACCCCCCAAACGGCTCCTTCCCGTATCCGCCGCATCGACGAGCTGACAGATTCGTTTCTGTACCTCGTTTCCGGGCCGGGTACCACGGGCGGCGCCAACACCCAGGCCGCCGGCGTGCAGGATGCCTATTTCCAGCGCATTGAAGACATGCAGCTGCGCAACCCCCGCCTCATCGGCTTTGGTATTGCCGACAAAGCGTCTTTCCAACATGCCTGCCAATACGCGGAAGGCGCCATCATTGGGTCGGCCTTTATTAAGGCGCTGGAAAACACCGAGGATGCTCCCGCCGCAGCGAAGCAGTTTGTACAATCAGTTCTTAATTAGAAAAGGGCGTCCTGCGGCGCTTGCCAAAGCTGGACGCTTTTTGAACGCATAGCGTAATGATAATTCAACTCGACCCCCACATCACGGAAGCTGCGAAGGCAGATATTTTAGCGCACATCAAGGCCGTGAAGTACAAAGCCACGGACGTAACCACGCAACGGGCGCACTACCTTGTGGCTATTGGTAAGGCTGATTTCGACTTGCGCACCATCGGCCAATTGCCCGGCATCCTGGATATTCATCGGGTATCCGACGACTACAAGCTGGTGAGCCGCAAGTGGCGCGTGCGCCCCACCGTGCTGGACCTCGGCGACGGGGTGCGCATTGGGGAAGGTAGCCTGACGCTGGCGGCCGGTCCGTGCAGCATCGAAAGCGAGCCGCAGATGGAGCTGATGATGCAGCACCTGCTTGACAACGATGTGCGTATCATGCGTGGGGGCGTGTTCAAGCCGCGTTCGTCGCCGTACTCGTTTCGGGGCTTGGGTATGGACGGGCTGAAGCTGTTTCATCAAATGGCTCGGGCGCGCGGCATCAAAATCATTACCGAGGTGATGCAGGTGTCGCAGGTAGAGCAGATGCACGACTACGTGGATGTGTTTCAGGTGGGCGCACGCAACACCCAGAACTTCAACCTGCTCGACGCGTTGGGCGGCGTGGACAAGCCCGTGATGATCAAGCGCGGTATTTCGGGCACGCTGGAAGAGTTGCTATCGTCGGCGGAATACGTGTTTTCGGGCGGCAACGAAAAGCTGATTTTGTGTGAGCGGGGTATTCGCACCTTCGAAACCGCCAGCCGCAACACCCTCGATTTGAACGCGGTGCCTATTCTAAAAGAGAAAACCCACCTGCCCGTCATCGTCGACCCTTCGCACGGTATCGGCATTCGGGAATATGTGCCGCAAATGGCCCTAGCTGGCGTAATGGCGGGCGCTGACGGTATTATCTACGAAGCCCACGAAAAACCTGAGGAAGCCGCTTCCGACGGGGCCCAGACCTTGAACTTCCAAGAATCAGCACGCCTGATTCGAAACTTGCGCAAGGTGTACGCGCTCCGCGAAGAACTGGAATAACCAACAACGCCTCTCCCGAAACGGAGGGGCGTTGCTTTGTCAAATCCTGCGAGCTAGGTGCGCCCAGGATAGGGTGTGAGCAGTGAATGAAAAGACGATCAGGCAGTGCGTTGCCGAAGTGGTAGAGACACTTTGGCAACGCACTGCCTGACCGTCTTTGTTGAGCGAAACATCCGCTTCGGCTCCTGGCTCATACAACCTACTTGCTGCGTGAGAGCTAAATAGAGGGTGTTTCGTAGATTAGGCCCTATGACCTTCACCTTTAGCGCCTATAGTGGTTTGCTGCTGCCTTTCTTTCTGCAAGGAGTGGTGGTGAGCGTGGTGCTGCTGACGCGCGGCCGACGGCATGGTACGGCCTCGGATGGGTGGCTGGCACTGCTGCTGTTGCTGCACACCGTGCGGCTGGCGCAATGGATGCTCGGGTTTGGCGGTTGGTACGATGCGCACAACGCCTTGTCGACCTTTATGTTCTACTTCCCCTTCGGGAATTCACTGGCGATAGGGCCAACGCTCTACTTTTATTTCCGCAGCCTCACCAACCAGGAGTTTCGGTTTGGGCGGCGCGAAATGCTCCATTTCCTACCGGCGCTCTTGTATCTGGGGTGGCGGGCGGTGGCCTTCGGCGTGGACGTGGGCTGGACACACGGGGTGCGCGGTATACCTTTTCCGTATCATTTCGGCACCAAGGGCCTGCTGGCAGCCATGCAAGAGGGCGTGAGCTTCTGGGTGGAGGCACTGGGCTACGTATCGGTGGCGTGGTATGCCTGGCTGACACTGCGCGAGTACCAACAGTACCGCCGCTACATCAACGACTATTTCTCCGACACCGAGCAGATTCGGTTTATATGGCTACGTAATTTGCTGGTGGCCATGCTGCTGGGCGTGAGCGTCACCTTTCTGTTCTCGGTGGTGAATGTGAGCGTGATGCAACTCAATTATTACCAGGCTTGGTATGAGTTTCTGGCTACCGGCATCCTGATTTACTTTCTGAGTATTGCCGGCCTGCTGACGCATGACCGGCTGGCCGCTCCCCTGCATTTTCGCCTTGCTACGGTAGCAACAGAGAGCTTGCCTGCACACGTGTCATCGGGCTTGTTACCCAGGCAACAGCCGGAAACGCTGCTTGCTTCTGAGCAGGCAATTAGTGCAACTTCCTCGCGTCCGCTAGTGGCCCATGACGCAGAACACGCGTCTGTTGTGCTTTTCGCAGAGCCTGCCACGGAGGTACTGCCTGCTGCGCCGATAGCGCCGCCCAACGAAGCCACCGACCCGGAACTGGCCCGGTGGGCAGTTCGCCTCACCGACCTCATGGCTACCGACCAACCCTACCTGGCACCCAACCTGACGCTGCCGGAACTGGCAACTCGGCTAGGCACGAATACCTCGGTGCTGTCCCGGGTTATTAATACCGGTTTCAACCAGAACTTCAACGACTATGTGAACGAGTACCGGGTGTGCGAAGCCGAGCGGCGTCTGCGCGACCCACGCTTCCAGCATTATACGCTGCTGGCCGTGGCGCTGGAATCGGGCTTCAATTCCAAGTCCACTTTCAACAGGGTGTTTAAAAAGCTGCGTGGGTCAACACCGAGCGAGGTGGCAGCAGGGCTCAATTCATAAGATGGGACGTCCCGTAAGGTAATCTGGGGCGTTTGGAGGTAGGAGAGGGCGTTGCTTTGGAACATCATTCCACGAATTCTACCTCGCTATGCGTACCCTGCTCTTCTCGTATCAGTCCCCGTTAGCCGTGCTGGTTGGCTGGCTTTCACTCACTAGCGCGTGCTGGGGCAGCGTGCATTCCGATTTATTTATCGAGCCCGGCAAGCAGTTTGTGCTGGGCGGCAACCAACGCGGTGCCTTCAAAGTAGCAGCCCGCAATGTGGGCAAAGCCGCCGTAGAGGTGAAGGAACGACCCGCCAGTGGCGCCTTGCTCAGCAAAGGCACCCTGAAAACCCGGCCAGCAAGCGACGTTGCGTTTCGCGGCTGGTTCGGCTGCCGTACTCGTCAATCCCACCGCCACCAAGGCCAACTTGAGTCTGCGCATCGTTGGCGAGTCTGGCTTGAGCATGAGCAGTGAGGGCACTGGCCGATAAGGCCGCAAAGTC is from Hymenobacter tibetensis and encodes:
- the aroF gene encoding 3-deoxy-7-phosphoheptulonate synthase, whose amino-acid sequence is MIIQLDPHITEAAKADILAHIKAVKYKATDVTTQRAHYLVAIGKADFDLRTIGQLPGILDIHRVSDDYKLVSRKWRVRPTVLDLGDGVRIGEGSLTLAAGPCSIESEPQMELMMQHLLDNDVRIMRGGVFKPRSSPYSFRGLGMDGLKLFHQMARARGIKIITEVMQVSQVEQMHDYVDVFQVGARNTQNFNLLDALGGVDKPVMIKRGISGTLEELLSSAEYVFSGGNEKLILCERGIRTFETASRNTLDLNAVPILKEKTHLPVIVDPSHGIGIREYVPQMALAGVMAGADGIIYEAHEKPEEAASDGAQTLNFQESARLIRNLRKVYALREELE
- the trpA gene encoding tryptophan synthase subunit alpha; this encodes MNNRIQQAFQNKGKKLLNVYFTAGYPRLQDTVPVLKALTAAGADLIEIGMPFSDPLADGPVIQQSSTVALQNGMNMRVLFTQLKDIRTEVPETPILLMGYLNPVMQFGVENFCREAAAAGVDGVILPDLPLDDYVDEYQEIFRRYNLKPVFLITPQTAPSRIRRIDELTDSFLYLVSGPGTTGGANTQAAGVQDAYFQRIEDMQLRNPRLIGFGIADKASFQHACQYAEGAIIGSAFIKALENTEDAPAAAKQFVQSVLN
- a CDS encoding helix-turn-helix domain-containing protein, whose product is MTFTFSAYSGLLLPFFLQGVVVSVVLLTRGRRHGTASDGWLALLLLLHTVRLAQWMLGFGGWYDAHNALSTFMFYFPFGNSLAIGPTLYFYFRSLTNQEFRFGRREMLHFLPALLYLGWRAVAFGVDVGWTHGVRGIPFPYHFGTKGLLAAMQEGVSFWVEALGYVSVAWYAWLTLREYQQYRRYINDYFSDTEQIRFIWLRNLLVAMLLGVSVTFLFSVVNVSVMQLNYYQAWYEFLATGILIYFLSIAGLLTHDRLAAPLHFRLATVATESLPAHVSSGLLPRQQPETLLASEQAISATSSRPLVAHDAEHASVVLFAEPATEVLPAAPIAPPNEATDPELARWAVRLTDLMATDQPYLAPNLTLPELATRLGTNTSVLSRVINTGFNQNFNDYVNEYRVCEAERRLRDPRFQHYTLLAVALESGFNSKSTFNRVFKKLRGSTPSEVAAGLNS